CATTGAAATGCTGGAAAACTGCCTCGACAAATCGGTGATTAAAAAAGTTGAAATGGAGTAAAACCTGAATGATGAATTTCGATTAACGAATTTTGATTTCAGATTGAACACCACGAAGTTGCCATTTGATTTACAATATATTACAAGATTTAACACATAATAATAGCAGTGGCCAAACAGAAACCTGTACTTTCATCTTTAGGAGCAAAATAAAAGAACCATGTTTATTCCTGAATTCCCTTTGTCCAGTCCGAATTATACAGGTAATCGTTATACGGAAAACGTTGCGAGTGAATCCCTTTCACCTTTTCGTAAAGTTCAGCTTTAAACTCTTCGATATTTGTTTTGTCCTTTGCGGAAATAAACAAGGCCGGCGTGTTGCTTTTTGCCATCCACGAGCTTTTCCACTCTTCCAGCGTAAAATTATCTTTTGTACGTGGCGAAAGATCATCCTGGTCTTTTTCCTCGTAGGTAAAAGCATCAATTTTGTTGAAGATGTAAAAAGTAGGTTTGTCTCCGGCACCAATCTCTTCAAGCGTGCTGTCGACGGTTTCAATCTGCTCTTCAAATCCCGGGTGCGAAATATCAACAACGTGCAACAGAATATCTGCTTCGCGCACCTCGTCGAGTGTTGATTTAAACGATTCAACCAATCCGTGTGGCAGTTTGCGGATAAAACCAACCGTATCGGCCAGGAGGAGAGGCAGGTTTTCGATCACCACTTTTCGTACCGTAGTATCGAGTGTTGCAAAAAGTTTATTCTCGGCAAACACTTCCGACTTGGCCATCATATTCATGATAGTTGATTTGCCAACATTGGTATACCCCACCAAAGCTACGCGCACCATTTTTCCACGGTTTTTGCGCTGGGTAGCCTTTTGTTTATCGATTTTTACCAGCTGAGTTTTTAAGCGGCTGATTTTGTCAAGAATAATACGGCGGTCGGTTTCTATCTGGGTCTCACCCGGACCACGCATACCAATACCACCACGCTGACGCTCAAGGTGAGTCCACATTCGTGTTAATCGCGGAAGCAAATACTGGTACTGCGCTAACTCAACCTGTGTTTTTGCATGAGCTGTTTGTGCCCGCTTTGCAAAAATATCGAGGATAAGATTGGTACGATCCAGTACTTTACATTCTAACTCGCGTTCAATATTTCGTAATTGAGTTGGTGTAAGTTCGTCGTCGAAAATTACCGTATCGGCTTCAACAACTTTAATGTATTGATTAATCTCGTCGAGTTTTCCCGGGCCAACAAATGTGGCTTTATTCGGGATATCCAGTTTCTGTGTGAATTTCTTTAATACTTGCGCACCCGCAGTATCGGCCAAAAACTCCAATTCGTCGAGGTACTCTTTTGCCTGACGTTCATCCTGATCCTGGTTGATCAGTCCCACAATAACCGCTTTTTCTGTTAAAGGTGCTGTTTCTATCATTTACTTTATTTTAGTCAAAAAAAAACTCCTGCTTCTAAAGAAACAGGAGTGCAAAAATATTGTTTTTTATTCGTTACTGCAACACGAAGTTAATTGGTACCGTGTACGATACGTTAACTGGTTTTCCACGCTGTTTCCCAGGCTTCCATGCAGGAAGCGCATTTACCACACGAAGTGCTTCTTTATCCAACGAAGGGTCAACTCCCCTTGCGATTTTAGCATCGGTAACTTTTCCTGTTTTACTTACAACAAAAGTTACATATACTTTACCTTGAATACCGTTTTCCTGTGCAATTACAGGATACTTGATAGCATTGGCAATATATTTACGCAATGCAAGGTCTCCACCCGGGAATTCTGGCATATCTTCTACAATAAAGAATACCTGAGCTTCTTCTTCTTCTTCTTCAGCTGCTGTTTCGATAACAGGAGCAACGTCGATTTCTGTTAGATCATCGGCCTCTGTATCTTCAATTTCCAGCTCATCTTCAATCTCCACATCATCGTCAACAATGTTCAGCACCTCGATAACTTGTGGTGGTGGAGGTGGTGGAGGTGGTTTCACCTCTTGCTCACGAGTAATAGGGATGATCTCTTCTTCAACTTCCGCAGTTTGGATCTGACCAAGGTCAGCTGCTTTTGATGGTTTCGTAGTCCACTCAAAAGCCAGCAGCGAAAGCCCCAACGCGACAACCAATCCAATTAGCCAAAACATATTCTTTTTGGCTTCCAGATCAGCTTTTGGTGTTTTTTTAAGTTCCATACTTAACTATTTTATTTGTTTTATTTGATTTATTTCTGCCCTTCAAAATCGGGGCTTAAAGATAAAAAATAATCTTCACATGCAAGTGAATTTTAAATTCATTTCAATTTTCTATTGCAATATAAAATTAATGGGTACAGTATAGCGCACTTTTACCGCCTTATTGCCCTGTTTTCCCGGCTTCCACCGTGGCATTGATTTCACAACGCGAATTGCCTCACGGTCAAGTGATGCGTCGACTCCGCGTGCCAGTGCAACGTTATAAATGTCCCCATTCTCATCAACTACAAAGGTTACAAAAACCTTGCCTTTAATTCCATTTTCCTGAGCGATTGTCGGGTACTTTACATTATTAGATAAAAAGCTCAACAAAGCAGCATTTCCTCCAGGAAATTCAGGCATTGTTTCAGCAAAGTCTAAAATTGCACTTAAGTCCTCTTCTCCAGTATCTTCCCCGTAGTTCATTATATCCCCCAGATCAATTTCTACTGGCTCCTCCGGTTCTTCTCCTTCCCAAATTAATTCTTCAAAGGGCTTTTCACCGTCTTCAATAACTTTAAAAACCGGTACTTTGATTATTGGTTTTTCGAGCTCAATTTTTTCGGGTGGTGTACTTGGGATAACCAAGTCTTCGGGTGGATTATAATCTCTACTTCCCTGAACGATCATTGTTTTTCGAGCCGGTTGTTTCCACTCGAATGCAAACAATGTAAAACCAAGCGCAAGTACCAAACCAATCAGAAACAACGTAGTTTTTTTACTTTCGAGATCAGCTTTCTTTGTTTTTTTAGATTTCATGGGTTTTAATTTTATTGGATTTTTAAATAAATCAAAGAACGCCGGCTTCTTGTTTTCTGCAGTTATATTAATTACATCAAAAACTTTACCAAAAAAAATATTTGATTGATTCTGAAAAATATTTTTATATTTGCAGCCACGTTTTGGGGGATTAGCTCAGTTGGCTAGAGCGCTTGACTGGCAGTCAAGAGGTCACCGGTTCGACTCCGGTATTCTCCACCAACATTATCAGGGAGTTACGAAATAACCGTAACTCCTTTTTATTTTCAGGTGAAACAATTACGATATATCGTTTAAAACGTTCTATACTATTGGAGCTTAGTGTAGTGAAATTCGTATTTTTTGAAAAACAAGTTGGATTAATGCAACAGCACCTAGACAGTAGTTTTACTTGGATTCGGGTGTCACTTACAACCATTAATTTAAGATAGCATCCAGTAATTAACCCGTTACACATTTTATGTGTACTTTTGCACTCTATTTTAGGAAAATTATATGAGACAGTTAAAAATTACCAAGTCAATCACTAACCGTGAGAGTGCCTCTTTAGACAAGTATTTACAAGAAATTGGTAAGGAAGAGCTGATTACTGTTGAGGAAGAAGTTGAATTAGCACAACGAATCAAAAAAGGTGACCAAGCTGCTTTAGAGAAATTAACAAAGGCAAACCTGCGTTTTGTTGTATCGGTGGCAAAGCAATACCAAAATCAGGGTCTAAGTTTGCCCGATTTAATAAACGAGGGAAACCTTGGTTTGATTAAAGCAGGTCAGAAGTTTGATGAAACACGTGGGTTTAAATTTATTTCCTATGCAGTGTGGTGGATTCGCCAATCAATTATGCAAGCAGTTGCAGAACAATCTCGTATTATTCGTTTGCCATTAAATCAGGTAGGTTCCTTGAATAAAATGAAAAGGGCATTCGCTGAATTTGAGCAAGAAAATGAACGTAAACCAACGCCAGAAGAATTAGCTAAAAAATTGGAGTTGCCTGTTGAAAAAGTTGCCGAAACTCTTAGAGCATCAGGAAGACATGTCTCAGTTGACGCACCATTCGTGGATGGCGAAGACAACAGTCTATTGGATGTTTTGATAAATAGCGATTCACCAAATGCTGACCGTGCCCTTATGGTGGAATCACTTGGAGAAGAGATAAGCCGTGCATTAGCTACGTTGACAGAGCGTGAGGCCGACATTATTACACAGTTTTTCGGTATCGGCTGTCAGGAAATGACGCTGGAAGAAATTGGAGAACGATTTGGGTTGACCCGTGAAAGGGTGCGACAGATAAAAGAAAAGGCCATCAGACGGTTGCGACATACATCACGAAGTAAATTATTGAAACCATATCTGGGGTAAATATTTGTTTACCTTTTCCCCTAACATATTTCTTTTAAGATGAATGAATTATTTGATTAATGTGTTGACCTACTTATTTGGTTGGCTGACCTTGTAGGAATGACCGACAAGGAAATCAACATCTGGATTTTGGATTCATTGAACCCGAATTATTTTTAATTGGATTGTGTGTTATTATATCACAACCCAGAAAAATTAGAAACTCAAACAAAAATAAATACCCCAAACCCAGGTTGTCCAAAACTGCACATTCCTATAATATTATTATACAAATATCCCGTTATCTGTCTGGACACATAAGACAATAGAGCTAAACCTATAGGCTTAACACGCTCGATGTAATTGAAAATGTTCCTGAACTTTAAATTATATATTTATAATAAAATTTGCTACTTTTAAAGCTATAAGAATCAACTACCTTATTTTCTTGTAATGGATAAAACCAGTAGGCAAAATTCAAAACTCACGCTTCAAAACCCTACTAAGGAACTTTTTTATTCATATCCCAACCCATTTCGCAAGGTAAGAATAGATAAATTTTAGAGTTATGCATATAAAGACTTCAAATCAGCCCGAACTTAAATTAGGTATTGGAGATTATACCTGCAATTGGGGAGTTCATATTTGTGGTTTGTATGAAACCGAAAAAGAACGGGACGAAATAATTGTTGGTTTTCTTGGCGAAGGAGATTTAAACGGTGACCTGCAAATGTATTGCCCAGTAGAGCAAACTACCGAAACGTTTAAAGAAAAGTATTACAAAGCTTTTCCACAATGCGCTTGCCATGTTGATATGCCCGAACATTTCAGCATTTCAAGTGCAAAAGATTTATACCATCCAAATGGCATTTTTTCACCCATTGAAATGGATAAAGGGCTTAATGAATTTTTTGTAGAATCGCAAAAAAAAGGAAAACGAAATATAAGAGCAACTGCGGAAATGGTTTGGGCATTAGAAGCCATACCAGGCATTGAACATTTAATGGCATACGAAGCACGATTAAACTATTTTATTCCAAGGAAGCCCTGGATAAGTATTTGTATGTATAATGTTAATAAGTTCTCGGGAGCGACTATAATGAATGTTTTACAAACACATCCTTATTGTATTAGTGGAGGAATAATTACCCAAAACCCGTACTACATACTTCCGGATAAATGGCTGGCTGAGAATGCACCGCAATTTTTAAACGCTCAATCGTTATAATATGACTAACTATGCTCATGAATTGTTTTTATTGTCAACCAACCTAACTCAGTTTAAAAGCAAAGTACTGATAACTAAGATATTTGTCGAAAGCATAAATTCAATATTTCCAGGTCATAAGTTTAGATGGAGTGAAGAAATTGATGAAAATGCGGAAAAAAGTTTGAAGGTTTGCACCCGTAGCAAAACCTATGCGTATATTTCATTTTCTGACCAACCAACATTTACAGAAGAAGCATTTTCATTACTTCAAAATGCAGTTCAGTGGTTAGCCATTCTTTTCGAGAAACTGGAACAGGAAATCTTATTAAATAATCAAAAAGAGCATCTCAATTCTCTGGTTGAAGAAAAAACGAAAGATTTAGCTGAAAGCCAGAAACAGTACAAGAACTTATTTGAAAATATTATTGATGAAGTTCATTACTGGAAAGTAATTAAAGACAAAAATGGAGAAATAAAAACATGGGAATTAGTGGCAGCAAACCCATCAGCTTTAAAGGCTTGGAACAAAACAAAAGAACAAGTTATTGGGAAAACAGCCAATGAGATTTTTAATAATGATGCACAGAAATTATTCATGCCTATTGTAAAGAAGATTTTTAAAACAGGAAAATCGTATAGTTGGGAAACTTTTTTCCCTGCAACTAAACAATATTTATCTATGGATAGCATTCCATTAGGTGAATTCTTTATTTCCACTGGCAGAGACATTACAATAAAAAAGAAAAAAGAACAAGAATTAAAAGAAGAACAAGAAAAAGGAAATAGCAGGTTACAACAAATTAAAATAATCCAGGCAAATACTCCGAATATCATATGGAAATGGGATATTGACAAAAAGGAAAAATTTAAAAATTCTTATATCTCTGAGGTTGCTGATAATTTTCTTGCATTACCTAAAGGAAGCATAGGCAATTCCATGCCTAAGTTTTTTTCTTACATTTTACCCGAATATTTGCCTTCAGTTGACGCTGCTATTAAAAATGCTATCAAAAATCCCAATCAGTTGATTTCTATCGAATATGAAATAAAAAAAGGAGATGGAAAAGTGGCTTGGTTTTCATCAATAGGTAAAGCTGTTCCTGAAAATAATAAATTAACGATTTATGGAACTACGGTAGATATCACGGAGAAAAAGCAAATTGAACAAAAATTATTACGAAGTGACAGAGTATTTAATTTGACTCTTGACATGTTTTGCATTGCAGGTTTCGATGGATACTTTAAATATCTGAATCCCGCATGGGAAAAAACTCTTGGTTGGTCTATTAAAGAATTACTATCAAAACCCTGGCTTGATTTTGTGCATCCTGATGATGTGAAAAAAACTAAAAATGTTAAATCGGTTATTGTTGATGGCAAAGAAGTTTACCAATTTCAAAACAGGTATATCTGTAAAGATGGTTCTGTAAAATGGCTCTCATGGAACTCACAGCCATTTCCTGATGAAAATATCATGATTGGTGCAGTAAGGGATATTACTGAAACAAAAAGAATTGAAAAGGAATTATTACAAGCCAAAGAACAAGCAGAAAAAAGCGAAAAAGCCCTAAAACAATCAGACGATTTAATGAAATATATCATCGAACATAACCGAAGCGCTGTTGCTGTTCATGATAAAGATCTCAAATACATCCATTTAAGTCAAAGATATTTAGAGGAATACAATTTAGTGGGGTTAAATATTATTGGGAAACATCATTACGATGTATTCCCAGATTTACCGCAAAAATGGAGAGATGTTCATAAGAAAGCATTATTAGGTATAGTTTCAAGTGCAGAGGATGACCCATATTATAAAGATGATGGAACAGTTATGTGGACAAGATGGGAATGCAGACCATGGTATGAAAATGATAATACAATTGGTGGTTTTATTATATATACAGAGGAAATTACTGAACGTAAAAAAATGGAGTTAGAACTTCTAACTGCCAAAGAAAAAGCCGAAGAAAGTGAGAAGATTCTCAAAACTACTCTAAAAACTGCAATGGATGGTTATTGGGTAGTTGATATAAATGGTTGTTTTCTAAATGTAAATGATACATACTGTCGTATGAGTGGCTATAACAGGGAAGACCTTCTTTCCATGCATATAAGTGATATTGAAGCCATACAATCACATGAGGAAATTATTAAAAATATACAAAGGATTAAACAATTGGGTCAAATGCGTTTTGAAACAAAACATGTACGTAAAGATGGAACCATTTATGATGTTGAGATGGGCATTCAATATCAAGAAAGAAATGATGGTCAATTCGTATGTTTTATAAAAGACATAACTGAACAGAAAAAGCATGTAAAAGAACTGATTGATGCCAAAGAAAGAGCTGAAAAATCGGACAGATTAAAAACTGCATTTTTAGCCAATATGAGTCACGAAATCCGAACTCCAATGAACGGAATATTAGGTTTCACTTCATTGCTTCAGGACGCTAAGCTATCGGTTGAAAACCAAAAAAACTATATTGATATCATTGAAAAAAGTGGTGACCGTCTTTTAAACACAGTTAACGACATAATAGAAATTTCAAAAATTGAAAGTGGTGATATAAGTATTACAAAATCTGAGGTTGATATAATCGATCATTTGACTACACATGTTACATTCTTTACTCCTGAAGCAAAGAGGAAGAACATTGACATTATTATGCAAAATAATTTTGATGGAAATCATTTGACGATTACAACAGATAAGAACAAGTTAAGTTCCATATTATCAAATCTGATTAAAAATGCCATCAAATATACTGATGAAGGAACAATAAAAGTTGGTTTTAAAATAGAAAATAACCAAGTATTTTTTTCCTGTCAGGATACGGGCATTGGCATTCCAAAAAGCAGACAGGAAGCTATATTTAATCGATTTGAGCAAGCAGACATTGAAGACAAACAAGTACATGAAGGTTCAGGATTAGGTCTTGCTATTGTTAAATCGTATGTTGAGTTGCTGGATGGAAAAATCTGGGTCAAATCAGAAGAAGGGAAAGGCTCCGCATTCTATGTTTCTCTGCCCTTTAAACAAGGGAAAGAGGAAGAAAAGATTATTCCACAAGAAGTAAAGTCATTCGATTCTGGCATGAAAAATCTGACCGTCTTAACTGTTGAAGATGATGATATCAGTTCAATGCATCTTTCAGCAATACTAAACGGTAAGATTAAAAATATCATAACAGCAGAAAATGGCATTGAAGCGATTGAAATATTTAAAAATGATTCATTTATTGATTTAATATTGATGGACATGAAAATGCCTGTAATGGGTGGAATTGAAACAACAAAAAAGATAAGGGAATTTAATAGTGATGTTATAATTATTGCTCAAACAGCATATGCTCTGGAAGGAGACAAAGAAAAAGCACTTGATGCAGGATGTAATGATTATATTACGAAACCAATAAATGCTAAGAAACTTCTTAAATTGATTAATAAATACTTTTAATATACCTAATGAAAGCAATAGCCGAAAAAGGGGTTCTGTTTTAATCGTACATTACTAAATACACATTTTTTGGTTATTTAAAATGTCAAGGATTTGAGAACAATTGTATACAGTTTTTTTACAAGACAGTAAAATAAACGCTTTCTGGAAAAACCAATCTCATTGACCAACCTCCTACCATTTAGAGTTACTACTATAAAATATCTTATTAAAACTGTACTTTCATCCATGAATATGCAATGAAAATTTTTACTAAAAGGTAAAATTTTCATTATTCGATTTATATTTGATCAATGCGACAAAACCGTTCATATTCCATTAATAAAAATGGAATAAACCATAAATTCTAATGGATGAAAAAAACAATACTAATAACACTAATACTTTTATCAATTTTCGTAGCAAGCGGGCAGGATTGGCCTGACTGGAGAGGTGTACAACGCGATGCAGTTTGGAAAGAAAGCGGAATTGTGGAAAAATTTGATGCAGAAGTAATCGTTCCAAAATGGTCGGTTCAAATTGCTCCGGGATATTCAGGACCTACCGTTGCAAAGGGTAAAGTATATGTGACTGACCGGCCCGAAAAA
This is a stretch of genomic DNA from uncultured Draconibacterium sp.. It encodes these proteins:
- the hflX gene encoding GTPase HflX gives rise to the protein MIETAPLTEKAVIVGLINQDQDERQAKEYLDELEFLADTAGAQVLKKFTQKLDIPNKATFVGPGKLDEINQYIKVVEADTVIFDDELTPTQLRNIERELECKVLDRTNLILDIFAKRAQTAHAKTQVELAQYQYLLPRLTRMWTHLERQRGGIGMRGPGETQIETDRRIILDKISRLKTQLVKIDKQKATQRKNRGKMVRVALVGYTNVGKSTIMNMMAKSEVFAENKLFATLDTTVRKVVIENLPLLLADTVGFIRKLPHGLVESFKSTLDEVREADILLHVVDISHPGFEEQIETVDSTLEEIGAGDKPTFYIFNKIDAFTYEEKDQDDLSPRTKDNFTLEEWKSSWMAKSNTPALFISAKDKTNIEEFKAELYEKVKGIHSQRFPYNDYLYNSDWTKGIQE
- a CDS encoding energy transducer TonB, whose amino-acid sequence is MELKKTPKADLEAKKNMFWLIGLVVALGLSLLAFEWTTKPSKAADLGQIQTAEVEEEIIPITREQEVKPPPPPPPPQVIEVLNIVDDDVEIEDELEIEDTEADDLTEIDVAPVIETAAEEEEEEAQVFFIVEDMPEFPGGDLALRKYIANAIKYPVIAQENGIQGKVYVTFVVSKTGKVTDAKIARGVDPSLDKEALRVVNALPAWKPGKQRGKPVNVSYTVPINFVLQ
- a CDS encoding energy transducer TonB, which encodes MKSKKTKKADLESKKTTLFLIGLVLALGFTLFAFEWKQPARKTMIVQGSRDYNPPEDLVIPSTPPEKIELEKPIIKVPVFKVIEDGEKPFEELIWEGEEPEEPVEIDLGDIMNYGEDTGEEDLSAILDFAETMPEFPGGNAALLSFLSNNVKYPTIAQENGIKGKVFVTFVVDENGDIYNVALARGVDASLDREAIRVVKSMPRWKPGKQGNKAVKVRYTVPINFILQ
- a CDS encoding RNA polymerase sigma factor RpoD/SigA, giving the protein MRQLKITKSITNRESASLDKYLQEIGKEELITVEEEVELAQRIKKGDQAALEKLTKANLRFVVSVAKQYQNQGLSLPDLINEGNLGLIKAGQKFDETRGFKFISYAVWWIRQSIMQAVAEQSRIIRLPLNQVGSLNKMKRAFAEFEQENERKPTPEELAKKLELPVEKVAETLRASGRHVSVDAPFVDGEDNSLLDVLINSDSPNADRALMVESLGEEISRALATLTEREADIITQFFGIGCQEMTLEEIGERFGLTRERVRQIKEKAIRRLRHTSRSKLLKPYLG
- a CDS encoding MEDS domain-containing protein, with amino-acid sequence MHIKTSNQPELKLGIGDYTCNWGVHICGLYETEKERDEIIVGFLGEGDLNGDLQMYCPVEQTTETFKEKYYKAFPQCACHVDMPEHFSISSAKDLYHPNGIFSPIEMDKGLNEFFVESQKKGKRNIRATAEMVWALEAIPGIEHLMAYEARLNYFIPRKPWISICMYNVNKFSGATIMNVLQTHPYCISGGIITQNPYYILPDKWLAENAPQFLNAQSL
- a CDS encoding PAS domain S-box protein translates to MTNYAHELFLLSTNLTQFKSKVLITKIFVESINSIFPGHKFRWSEEIDENAEKSLKVCTRSKTYAYISFSDQPTFTEEAFSLLQNAVQWLAILFEKLEQEILLNNQKEHLNSLVEEKTKDLAESQKQYKNLFENIIDEVHYWKVIKDKNGEIKTWELVAANPSALKAWNKTKEQVIGKTANEIFNNDAQKLFMPIVKKIFKTGKSYSWETFFPATKQYLSMDSIPLGEFFISTGRDITIKKKKEQELKEEQEKGNSRLQQIKIIQANTPNIIWKWDIDKKEKFKNSYISEVADNFLALPKGSIGNSMPKFFSYILPEYLPSVDAAIKNAIKNPNQLISIEYEIKKGDGKVAWFSSIGKAVPENNKLTIYGTTVDITEKKQIEQKLLRSDRVFNLTLDMFCIAGFDGYFKYLNPAWEKTLGWSIKELLSKPWLDFVHPDDVKKTKNVKSVIVDGKEVYQFQNRYICKDGSVKWLSWNSQPFPDENIMIGAVRDITETKRIEKELLQAKEQAEKSEKALKQSDDLMKYIIEHNRSAVAVHDKDLKYIHLSQRYLEEYNLVGLNIIGKHHYDVFPDLPQKWRDVHKKALLGIVSSAEDDPYYKDDGTVMWTRWECRPWYENDNTIGGFIIYTEEITERKKMELELLTAKEKAEESEKILKTTLKTAMDGYWVVDINGCFLNVNDTYCRMSGYNREDLLSMHISDIEAIQSHEEIIKNIQRIKQLGQMRFETKHVRKDGTIYDVEMGIQYQERNDGQFVCFIKDITEQKKHVKELIDAKERAEKSDRLKTAFLANMSHEIRTPMNGILGFTSLLQDAKLSVENQKNYIDIIEKSGDRLLNTVNDIIEISKIESGDISITKSEVDIIDHLTTHVTFFTPEAKRKNIDIIMQNNFDGNHLTITTDKNKLSSILSNLIKNAIKYTDEGTIKVGFKIENNQVFFSCQDTGIGIPKSRQEAIFNRFEQADIEDKQVHEGSGLGLAIVKSYVELLDGKIWVKSEEGKGSAFYVSLPFKQGKEEEKIIPQEVKSFDSGMKNLTVLTVEDDDISSMHLSAILNGKIKNIITAENGIEAIEIFKNDSFIDLILMDMKMPVMGGIETTKKIREFNSDVIIIAQTAYALEGDKEKALDAGCNDYITKPINAKKLLKLINKYF